The following coding sequences are from one Oryzisolibacter sp. LB2S window:
- a CDS encoding GNAT family N-acetyltransferase, which translates to MLDAELLGFLLRARAAMFGTRMDQEAMPPDLERFAQNYGSAPGCMLAARDADGRVVGSIACRPYDHRFAHLHYDARGVVEVVRLFVVPELRRQGLAQALFHQLQAWAAQ; encoded by the coding sequence ATGCTCGATGCCGAACTGCTCGGCTTCTTGCTGCGGGCGCGCGCCGCCATGTTCGGCACCCGCATGGACCAGGAAGCCATGCCGCCCGACCTCGAGCGGTTCGCGCAGAACTACGGCAGCGCACCCGGCTGCATGCTGGCGGCCCGCGACGCCGATGGCCGCGTGGTCGGCAGCATTGCCTGCCGCCCCTATGACCATCGCTTTGCCCATTTGCACTACGACGCGCGCGGCGTGGTCGAGGTGGTGCGTCTGTTCGTCGTGCCCGAGCTGCGCCGCCAGGGTCTGGCCCAGGCTCTGTTTCACCAGCTCCAGGCCTGGGCGGCGCAGTAG
- a CDS encoding pseudoazurin, giving the protein MNHRIPLMALLLGAALGVSSVQAETIEIKMRNRGEGGAMVYEPDFVRLAPGDRLKFLATNRTHNAASMPEILPPAAKPFMGRIDEEIEVTFDEPGLYGIKCLPHYAMGMVMLVQVGDAPLSALQLPDSVPAKARERLQDIVTRQTR; this is encoded by the coding sequence ATGAACCACCGCATACCGCTGATGGCCCTGTTGCTGGGCGCCGCCCTGGGCGTCTCGTCCGTGCAGGCCGAAACCATTGAGATCAAGATGCGCAACCGCGGCGAGGGCGGCGCCATGGTCTACGAGCCGGACTTCGTCAGGCTCGCGCCCGGCGACAGGCTGAAGTTTCTGGCCACGAACCGCACGCACAACGCCGCCTCCATGCCCGAGATCCTGCCGCCCGCGGCCAAACCATTCATGGGCAGGATCGACGAGGAAATCGAGGTGACGTTCGACGAGCCAGGCCTCTACGGCATCAAATGCCTGCCGCACTACGCCATGGGCATGGTCATGCTGGTGCAGGTGGGCGATGCCCCGCTGTCGGCACTGCAGCTGCCCGACAGCGTGCCTGCCAAGGCGCGTGAGCGCCTGCAGGACATCGTCACGCGCCAGACGCGCTAG
- a CDS encoding iron ABC transporter permease, producing MSCGPAPGSNRPLRLAWRIGVRTALAVALLLVAVVLGIAIGETPIPVRMVYEVLANKLAGAGHDIDPINQGIVWNYRLPRALVAASCGAGLALSGVVLQSLLRNALAEPYLLGISAGASTGAVLVSVAGLGAGALSMTTGAFVGALCAFALVALLAHAAGGGGLRNSGQIVLAGIAGSQLFNALTSLIITKSGSAEQARGIMFWLLGNLSGVRWPDTALAAGVACAALIVCLWHTRALDAFIFGTESALAMGVPVRRVQLVMLLTAALATAVMVSIVGAIGFVGLVIPHAARFLVGVRHQRLLPVSALIGAVFLIAADVVSRTLIAGQVLPIGVITALVGAPVFAAILLRAGRGRPS from the coding sequence GTGAGCTGCGGCCCCGCACCCGGCAGCAACAGGCCGCTGCGGCTCGCGTGGCGCATAGGTGTGCGCACGGCGCTCGCCGTGGCGCTGCTGCTGGTGGCCGTGGTGCTGGGCATTGCCATCGGCGAGACGCCGATACCGGTGCGCATGGTCTACGAGGTGCTGGCCAACAAGCTCGCGGGTGCGGGCCATGACATCGACCCGATCAACCAGGGCATTGTCTGGAACTACCGCCTGCCACGCGCGCTGGTGGCGGCCAGCTGTGGGGCGGGCCTGGCGCTGTCGGGCGTGGTGCTGCAGTCGCTGTTGCGCAATGCGCTGGCCGAGCCCTATCTGCTGGGCATCTCGGCCGGCGCATCGACGGGCGCGGTGCTGGTCAGCGTCGCCGGCCTGGGCGCGGGTGCGCTGTCCATGACCACGGGTGCCTTCGTGGGGGCGCTGTGCGCGTTCGCGCTCGTGGCCCTGCTCGCGCATGCCGCGGGCGGCGGCGGGCTGCGCAACAGCGGGCAGATCGTGCTGGCGGGGATTGCGGGGTCGCAGCTGTTCAATGCCCTGACCTCGCTGATCATCACCAAGTCGGGCAGCGCCGAGCAGGCGCGCGGCATCATGTTCTGGCTGCTGGGCAACCTCAGTGGCGTGCGCTGGCCCGACACGGCCCTGGCGGCGGGCGTGGCCTGCGCGGCGCTGATCGTCTGCCTGTGGCACACGCGTGCGCTCGATGCCTTCATCTTCGGCACCGAGTCGGCCCTGGCCATGGGCGTGCCCGTGCGGCGCGTGCAGCTCGTCATGCTGCTGACGGCCGCACTGGCCACGGCCGTGATGGTGTCCATCGTCGGCGCCATCGGTTTTGTCGGCCTGGTCATTCCCCATGCGGCGCGTTTTCTGGTGGGGGTGCGCCACCAGCGGCTGCTGCCCGTCAGTGCGCTCATCGGTGCGGTGTTCCTGATTGCGGCGGATGTGGTCTCGCGCACCCTCATTGCGGGCCAGGTGCTGCCCATAGGCGTGATTACCGCGCTGGTGGGCGCGCCGGTGTTTGCCGCCATCTTGCTGCGCGCGGGCCGGGGGAGGCCGTCATGA
- a CDS encoding ABC transporter substrate-binding protein has translation MMLRHLAATAALALTMAAQATEYPLTVHNCGHAQTFRQAPASAVTIGQAGTEMLYALGLGDKVVGTALWFNAVQPRFKAINDKVPRLADNDPSFEAVIGKRPQLLVSQFEWMVGKEGVVGTREQFHDLGIATYAMPSDCEGKNNLSGADGTRTAVYDVQSLYKSVRQLAQIFDVQDRGEALVKDLVERQAQAVAKVRATGLKDVSAALWFSSADLAIDPYMAGAKGVAGTMMRTLGLRNVVTSAEEWPTVGWETLAKANPSVLIIARMDRRRFPADDYQKKLQFLQSDPVTRHMDAVKHNRIVIVDADALQGSIRMVDGMEQIADAVLKLQGGAR, from the coding sequence ATGATGCTCCGACACCTTGCCGCAACGGCCGCCCTGGCGCTGACCATGGCGGCCCAGGCCACCGAATACCCGCTGACCGTGCACAACTGCGGCCATGCGCAGACCTTCAGGCAGGCGCCGGCCTCGGCGGTCACGATCGGCCAGGCGGGCACCGAGATGCTGTACGCGCTGGGCCTGGGCGACAAGGTAGTGGGCACGGCGCTGTGGTTCAACGCCGTGCAACCCCGGTTCAAGGCCATCAATGACAAGGTGCCGCGCCTGGCGGACAACGACCCCAGCTTCGAGGCCGTGATCGGCAAGCGTCCGCAGCTGCTGGTGTCGCAGTTCGAGTGGATGGTGGGCAAGGAGGGCGTGGTCGGCACGCGCGAGCAGTTCCACGACCTGGGCATTGCCACCTATGCCATGCCCTCGGACTGCGAGGGCAAGAACAACCTGAGCGGCGCGGACGGCACACGCACCGCCGTCTACGACGTGCAGTCGTTGTACAAGAGCGTGCGCCAGCTCGCGCAGATCTTCGACGTGCAGGACCGCGGCGAGGCCCTGGTCAAGGACCTGGTGGAGCGCCAGGCCCAGGCGGTCGCCAAGGTCCGGGCCACGGGCCTCAAGGACGTGAGCGCGGCGCTGTGGTTCTCCAGCGCCGATCTGGCCATCGACCCCTACATGGCCGGCGCCAAGGGCGTGGCGGGCACCATGATGCGCACCCTGGGCCTGCGCAACGTCGTGACCTCGGCCGAGGAATGGCCCACCGTAGGCTGGGAGACGCTGGCCAAGGCCAACCCCTCGGTGCTGATCATCGCGCGCATGGACCGTCGCCGCTTCCCCGCGGACGACTATCAGAAGAAGCTGCAGTTCCTGCAGTCCGACCCGGTGACCCGCCACATGGACGCGGTCAAGCACAACCGCATCGTCATCGTCGATGCCGACGCGCTGCAGGGCTCGATCCGCATGGTCGATGGCATGGAGCAGATCGCCGACGCGGTGCTCAAGCTTCAGGGCGGCGCCCGGTGA
- a CDS encoding helical backbone metal receptor: MALPSRDMSDYLKALALSSALCLTGAPQPLAAQGAIELADARHKTITLARPAQRIVSLQPSFTEALCALGGCDALVAVDRHSLWPGQAAALPKVGSLRDPDMERIVALRPDVVLSRPGHKLNERLESLGIQVLALNVQTYEDMARDMETLAMLIGRPGAGQRLWRQTKERLAALRREVPAHWQGRKVYFELHSGMAAAGEASFIGQTLQGLGLVNIAGRDLPMYPKLNPEYVVRANPDLVITMTDMPVPPPERQGWNRIAALRGNGYCRIPNAEFDLLVRPGPRVVDAARLVLQCLQRLSPDAGTSRP; encoded by the coding sequence ATGGCTTTACCCAGCCGCGACATGAGCGACTACCTCAAGGCCCTGGCGCTGAGCTCGGCCCTCTGCCTGACCGGCGCGCCGCAGCCCTTGGCGGCACAGGGCGCGATCGAGCTTGCCGATGCCAGGCACAAGACCATCACACTGGCCCGCCCGGCGCAGCGCATCGTCTCGCTCCAACCCTCGTTCACCGAGGCCCTGTGCGCCCTGGGCGGCTGCGACGCGCTTGTGGCCGTCGACCGCCATTCACTCTGGCCCGGGCAGGCGGCCGCACTGCCCAAGGTGGGCAGCCTGCGCGACCCGGACATGGAGCGCATCGTCGCCCTGCGGCCCGATGTGGTGCTGTCGCGGCCCGGGCACAAGCTCAACGAACGGCTCGAGAGCCTGGGCATCCAGGTGCTGGCGCTCAACGTGCAGACCTACGAGGACATGGCCCGGGACATGGAAACCCTGGCCATGCTGATCGGGAGGCCGGGCGCGGGCCAGCGGCTGTGGCGGCAGACGAAGGAGCGGCTCGCCGCACTGCGGCGCGAGGTGCCCGCGCACTGGCAGGGCAGGAAGGTGTACTTCGAGCTGCACAGCGGCATGGCGGCCGCGGGCGAGGCCTCGTTCATCGGCCAGACCCTGCAGGGCCTGGGGCTGGTGAACATCGCGGGCCGCGACCTGCCGATGTACCCCAAGCTCAACCCCGAATATGTGGTGCGCGCCAACCCGGACCTGGTCATCACCATGACCGACATGCCTGTGCCGCCCCCCGAGCGCCAGGGCTGGAACCGCATCGCCGCGCTGCGCGGCAACGGCTACTGCCGCATTCCGAACGCCGAGTTCGACCTCCTGGTGCGCCCGGGCCCGCGCGTCGTCGATGCGGCGCGCTTGGTCCTGCAATGCCTGCAGCGGCTGTCGCCCGATGCCGGGACATCAAGGCCGTGA
- a CDS encoding ABC transporter substrate-binding protein has translation MLRKNSLASLALAVCALGAQAEIKTLTDISGQQVKLDLPAKRVALGFYFEDYLAVAGEKGWSHVVGISKDAWKGWRPASWKLYTDHMPAIDKLPDMGEVEAMTFSVEKVIALKPDVLVLAEWQMQGLGSDIDQIKSAGIPIVVVDYNAQTLERHLKSTELLGEIAGQPARAAAINKDYKDALGDIDARLAKARLPKPKAYAEFGNKGPGEVGISYGKNMWGGMIEQAGGINISKPFVEWWGPINPEQVLASQPDVVLITGTETAKSPTALRIGQGVPRKEVAERLSGWAQRPGWGTLPAIKGQRLHALYQGASRTQADYTMVQYIAKALYPTVFPDLNPEQNYINFYKKYLPVVPQGTFATDLSAR, from the coding sequence ATGCTCCGCAAAAACTCCTTGGCCAGCCTTGCCCTGGCTGTCTGTGCCCTTGGCGCCCAGGCAGAAATCAAAACCCTCACCGACATTTCCGGCCAGCAGGTCAAGCTGGATCTGCCCGCCAAGCGCGTGGCCCTGGGCTTCTACTTTGAAGACTATCTGGCCGTGGCCGGCGAGAAGGGCTGGTCCCACGTGGTCGGCATCTCCAAGGACGCGTGGAAGGGCTGGCGCCCCGCAAGCTGGAAGCTCTACACCGACCACATGCCCGCCATCGACAAGCTGCCCGACATGGGCGAGGTCGAGGCCATGACGTTCTCGGTGGAAAAGGTGATTGCCCTCAAGCCCGATGTGCTGGTGCTGGCCGAGTGGCAGATGCAGGGCCTGGGCAGCGACATCGACCAGATCAAGAGTGCCGGCATCCCCATCGTCGTGGTGGACTACAACGCACAGACCCTGGAACGCCACCTCAAGAGCACCGAACTGCTCGGCGAGATCGCCGGTCAGCCCGCGCGCGCCGCGGCCATCAACAAGGACTACAAGGACGCCCTCGGCGACATCGACGCACGGCTGGCCAAGGCCAGGCTGCCCAAGCCCAAGGCCTACGCCGAGTTCGGCAACAAGGGCCCCGGCGAGGTGGGCATCAGCTATGGCAAGAACATGTGGGGCGGCATGATCGAGCAGGCCGGCGGCATCAACATCTCCAAGCCCTTTGTCGAGTGGTGGGGCCCCATCAACCCCGAGCAGGTGCTGGCCTCCCAGCCGGACGTGGTGCTGATCACCGGCACGGAAACCGCCAAGAGCCCGACGGCCCTGCGCATCGGCCAGGGCGTGCCACGCAAGGAGGTGGCCGAGCGTCTGTCGGGCTGGGCCCAGCGCCCCGGCTGGGGCACGCTGCCCGCCATCAAGGGCCAGCGCCTGCACGCGCTCTACCAGGGCGCATCGCGCACGCAGGCCGACTACACCATGGTGCAGTACATCGCCAAGGCGCTGTACCCCACGGTGTTCCCCGACCTCAATCCCGAGCAGAACTACATCAACTTCTACAAGAAGTACCTGCCCGTCGTGCCGCAGGGCACATTCGCCACCGATCTGAGCGCGCGATAG
- a CDS encoding ABC transporter ATP-binding protein, protein MKPATPVLQALGLCWQAQKRRILHDVHLQVCAGETLGLIGPNGSGKSTLLRLLAGVMAPQQGQVLLDGQCMRRLPRRAIAQRLAFVSQMAETQEAITVHDAVELGRTPWLSTLAPLSDHDRRIVHDALEAVGMHERHASAWHELSGGERQRVHIARALAQQPGVLLLDEPSNHLDIHQQLSLMQLIADLPITKVMAVHDLNQALACDRLAVMQQGRLVCTGAPAEVLTPALVREVFRVEMRMLADPHDGSRVLRFASLSSSSTS, encoded by the coding sequence ATGAAGCCAGCGACCCCCGTGCTGCAGGCGCTGGGCCTGTGCTGGCAGGCGCAGAAGAGGCGCATTCTGCACGACGTGCATCTGCAGGTGTGCGCGGGCGAGACCCTGGGTCTCATCGGGCCCAATGGCTCGGGCAAGTCCACCCTGCTGCGCCTGCTCGCCGGCGTGATGGCGCCGCAGCAGGGTCAGGTGCTGCTCGACGGCCAGTGCATGCGCCGCCTGCCCCGGCGGGCGATAGCGCAGCGTCTGGCCTTCGTGTCGCAGATGGCAGAGACGCAGGAGGCCATCACCGTGCACGATGCCGTGGAGCTCGGGCGCACGCCCTGGCTGTCCACGCTCGCGCCGCTGTCCGACCATGACCGCCGGATCGTTCACGACGCGCTCGAGGCCGTGGGCATGCACGAGCGCCACGCCAGCGCCTGGCACGAACTCTCGGGCGGCGAGCGCCAGCGCGTGCACATCGCGCGCGCGCTGGCGCAGCAGCCCGGCGTGCTGCTGCTCGACGAGCCGAGCAACCACCTGGACATCCACCAGCAGCTGTCGCTGATGCAGCTCATCGCCGATCTGCCCATCACCAAGGTGATGGCCGTGCACGACCTCAATCAGGCGCTGGCCTGCGACCGCCTGGCCGTCATGCAGCAGGGGCGCCTGGTGTGCACCGGAGCGCCCGCCGAGGTGCTGACACCGGCGCTGGTGCGCGAGGTCTTTCGGGTGGAGATGCGCATGCTCGCCGATCCGCACGACGGCAGCCGCGTGTTGCGCTTCGCCTCTCTTTCTTCCTCATCCACCTCCTGA
- a CDS encoding iron ABC transporter permease produces the protein MQLTAQLDAARLSHRRHERRRGGFLLVFVALSLCSLVLDIATGPSMIGLGDVVQTLLNPDAADSATRAIVMNMRLPIAAMALVVGASLALGGAEMQTLLNNPMASPYTLGLAAASGFGAALTLYFDGFGLPTLVAVPLGGFVFCMLAAGLLFALASMRAISTYVLVLAGISLLFLFQALLSLLQYIASPELSQQITFWLFGSLLKSHWYSVACVAGVLVMCTLLLMRDAWKLTALRMGEERAASLGVNVRRLRLKTLALVSLLTATAIGFVGVIGFIGLVSPHIARMLVGEDQRYYIPLSMLCGACLLSVSSVLSKTILPGAIFPIGIVTALIGVPFFFVLILRGLRRHA, from the coding sequence ATGCAACTCACCGCACAGCTGGATGCGGCACGCCTGAGCCACCGCCGCCACGAACGCCGCCGCGGCGGTTTTCTGCTGGTGTTCGTGGCGCTCAGCCTGTGCTCGCTGGTGCTGGACATCGCCACCGGACCTTCGATGATCGGCCTGGGCGACGTCGTGCAGACCCTGTTGAATCCGGATGCCGCCGACAGCGCCACCCGTGCCATCGTCATGAACATGCGCCTGCCGATCGCGGCCATGGCGCTGGTGGTGGGCGCGTCGCTGGCGCTGGGCGGTGCCGAGATGCAGACCCTGCTCAACAACCCCATGGCCAGCCCGTACACGCTGGGCCTGGCGGCCGCATCGGGCTTTGGCGCCGCGCTGACGCTGTATTTCGATGGCTTCGGTCTGCCCACACTGGTGGCCGTGCCTCTGGGCGGCTTCGTGTTCTGCATGCTCGCCGCGGGTCTGCTGTTTGCGCTGGCGTCCATGCGCGCCATCAGCACCTATGTGCTGGTGCTCGCGGGCATTTCGCTGCTGTTTCTGTTCCAGGCGCTGCTGAGCCTGCTGCAGTACATCGCCTCGCCCGAGCTGAGCCAGCAAATCACGTTCTGGCTGTTTGGCAGCCTGCTCAAGAGCCATTGGTACAGCGTGGCCTGCGTGGCCGGCGTGCTGGTCATGTGCACGCTGCTCCTGATGCGCGACGCCTGGAAGCTCACGGCATTGCGCATGGGCGAAGAACGCGCCGCCAGCCTGGGCGTGAACGTGCGCCGGCTGCGCCTGAAGACCCTGGCGCTGGTGTCACTGCTCACGGCCACGGCCATCGGCTTCGTCGGCGTGATCGGCTTCATCGGCCTGGTGTCGCCGCACATCGCACGCATGCTCGTGGGGGAGGATCAGCGCTACTACATCCCCCTGTCCATGCTGTGCGGCGCCTGCCTGCTGTCGGTCTCGTCGGTGCTGTCCAAGACGATTCTGCCGGGCGCCATCTTCCCCATCGGCATCGTCACGGCGCTCATCGGCGTGCCGTTCTTCTTCGTGCTGATTCTGCGGGGGCTGCGCCGACATGCTTGA
- a CDS encoding plastocyanin/azurin family copper-binding protein: protein MNARNWIAALACAAMTLPAWAANHVVEMLDQDGSATMVFKPMYLKVAPGDSVTFKPVHKSHYVKLMTAPAGTNRFTSKEDEEYTVTLDQPGMYFYVCPPHMMMAMIGAIQVGEGEAVTTQVPAAVKAVNNLRGRMMSNTDRADTLVKHMQEAQ, encoded by the coding sequence ATGAATGCACGCAACTGGATCGCCGCGCTCGCCTGCGCGGCCATGACCCTGCCCGCATGGGCCGCCAACCACGTGGTGGAAATGCTCGACCAGGACGGCAGCGCCACGATGGTCTTCAAGCCCATGTACCTCAAGGTCGCGCCGGGTGACAGCGTCACCTTCAAGCCCGTGCACAAGAGCCACTACGTCAAGCTCATGACCGCACCCGCCGGCACCAACCGGTTCACCAGCAAGGAGGACGAGGAATACACCGTCACCCTGGATCAGCCCGGCATGTATTTCTACGTCTGCCCGCCGCACATGATGATGGCCATGATCGGCGCCATCCAGGTGGGCGAAGGCGAGGCCGTGACCACCCAGGTGCCCGCCGCCGTCAAGGCGGTGAACAATCTGCGCGGCCGCATGATGAGCAACACCGACCGCGCCGACACGCTGGTCAAGCACATGCAGGAGGCGCAATAA
- a CDS encoding OprD family outer membrane porin: MARHHHARSLRTAAALAACAAASLGAHAGAQDDAKGFIEGSGLTLHNRLVYERLDYRRGDTTRTVAGTRSDEATEAAYGLMLNYQSGYTRGVVGLGLDAHAVGGVNLGSDADSVRRTPRYIAKDGAQLKDSFGRAGAALKLRMSSTELKVGEMRTKNPIFHSSDTRLLPETNRGWQITSTDIPTLSLQAGRFTRWTDRNARKNGGDLLANYSGINASAFAFAGGTWSTPINGLGLTGYWGQYEDAWNTWYLGSFYKMALANKQSLSLSLNLYRNTDTGKALAGAVDNTTWSLMSSYAFGPHKLGLGYQKVDGDTPFDYVNRGSIWLENAMQLSDFNAPHEASWQLKYDVDLGQLVTPGLSAGLAYTRGSGIDYRRAGSVYNGYLGTGSAGGKHWERDLIVRYTVQSGQAKGLALQLRWSVHRANAAQGELNVNQLRLLAEMPVRIL; encoded by the coding sequence ATGGCCCGCCACCACCACGCCCGCAGCCTGCGCACCGCGGCCGCCCTGGCCGCCTGCGCCGCCGCATCGCTTGGCGCCCATGCGGGCGCACAGGACGACGCCAAGGGGTTCATCGAAGGCTCGGGCCTCACGCTGCACAACCGCCTGGTCTACGAACGGCTCGACTACCGACGCGGTGACACCACGCGCACCGTGGCCGGCACGCGCTCCGACGAGGCCACGGAGGCCGCCTACGGCCTGATGCTCAACTACCAGTCCGGCTACACGCGTGGCGTGGTCGGCCTGGGGCTGGACGCGCATGCCGTTGGCGGCGTGAACCTGGGCTCGGACGCCGACAGCGTGCGCCGCACCCCGCGCTACATCGCCAAGGACGGCGCGCAGCTCAAGGACAGCTTTGGCCGTGCGGGCGCCGCGCTGAAGCTGCGCATGTCCTCCACCGAACTCAAGGTCGGCGAGATGCGCACCAAGAACCCCATCTTCCATTCGTCCGACACGCGCCTGCTGCCCGAAACCAACCGGGGCTGGCAGATCACCAGCACGGACATTCCCACGCTGTCGCTGCAGGCCGGGCGCTTCACGCGCTGGACAGATCGCAACGCACGCAAGAACGGCGGCGATCTGCTGGCCAACTACTCGGGCATCAATGCCTCGGCCTTCGCCTTTGCCGGCGGCACATGGAGCACGCCCATCAACGGCCTGGGCCTCACCGGCTACTGGGGCCAGTATGAGGATGCGTGGAACACCTGGTACCTGGGCAGCTTCTACAAGATGGCCCTGGCCAACAAGCAGTCCCTGAGCCTGAGCCTGAACCTCTACCGCAACACCGACACGGGCAAGGCGCTGGCCGGCGCAGTGGACAACACCACCTGGAGCCTGATGAGCAGCTATGCCTTCGGCCCCCACAAGCTGGGCCTGGGCTACCAGAAGGTCGATGGCGACACGCCGTTCGACTATGTCAACCGCGGCTCGATCTGGCTCGAAAACGCCATGCAGCTGTCGGACTTCAACGCGCCACACGAAGCCTCGTGGCAGCTCAAGTACGACGTGGACCTGGGCCAGCTCGTCACCCCCGGCCTGAGCGCCGGCCTGGCCTACACGCGCGGCAGCGGCATCGACTACCGCCGCGCAGGCAGCGTCTACAACGGCTACCTGGGCACCGGCAGCGCGGGCGGCAAACACTGGGAGCGTGACCTGATCGTGCGCTACACCGTGCAGTCCGGCCAGGCCAAGGGACTGGCGCTGCAGCTGCGCTGGAGCGTGCACCGCGCCAACGCGGCCCAGGGCGAGCTCAACGTCAATCAGCTGAGGCTGCTGGCGGAAATGCCTGTGCGCATCCTCTAG
- a CDS encoding ABC transporter ATP-binding protein, whose amino-acid sequence MLDIAHATVVRGNTAILEDITLQLRPGRLHAIIGPNGAGKSTLLKAVTGQLRLKAGQVRHRDVLQDHARLPTWQAGMAYMPQDISLDVDLSAIEVVLLGRLSNLGMHIGDELLQQALESLDTVGLLHLANRSVAQLSGGQRQMVLFAQLLMRQSALMLLDEPVSALDLKHQVRLLDILLEQTRQRHCTTLTVLHDLNLVAQYADEVIVIADRSVLAQGAPLDVMSAGFLERIYGIRTDVVTGNDGLPRVTPLRGAFAGEPARRLPGVHPDSSLLQQAT is encoded by the coding sequence ATGCTTGACATCGCCCACGCCACCGTTGTGCGCGGCAACACCGCGATTCTCGAAGACATCACGCTGCAACTGCGGCCGGGGCGGCTGCACGCCATCATCGGCCCCAATGGCGCCGGCAAGAGCACGCTGCTCAAGGCCGTGACCGGTCAGCTGCGCCTGAAGGCGGGCCAGGTGCGCCACAGGGATGTGCTGCAGGATCACGCACGCCTGCCCACCTGGCAGGCCGGCATGGCCTACATGCCGCAGGACATCAGCCTGGACGTGGATCTGAGCGCCATCGAGGTCGTGCTGCTGGGCCGGCTGTCCAACCTCGGCATGCACATCGGCGACGAGCTGCTGCAGCAGGCGCTGGAGTCGCTGGACACCGTGGGGCTGCTGCACCTGGCCAACCGCTCCGTGGCGCAGCTCAGTGGCGGACAGCGCCAGATGGTGCTGTTCGCGCAGCTGCTGATGCGCCAGAGCGCGCTGATGCTGCTCGACGAGCCCGTGAGCGCCCTGGACCTCAAGCACCAGGTGCGACTGCTGGACATCCTGCTGGAGCAGACGCGCCAGCGCCACTGCACCACGCTGACCGTGCTGCACGACCTGAACCTGGTCGCGCAGTACGCGGACGAGGTCATCGTCATTGCCGACCGCAGCGTGCTGGCCCAGGGCGCGCCGCTGGATGTGATGAGCGCAGGCTTTCTCGAGCGCATCTACGGCATCCGCACCGACGTCGTCACCGGCAACGACGGCCTGCCGCGCGTCACGCCGCTGCGCGGCGCGTTTGCGGGCGAGCCGGCCCGCCGGCTTCCCGGCGTCCACCCCGATTCCTCACTCCTGCAACAAGCAACATGA
- a CDS encoding MFS transporter — translation MTSNQAHLMAPARPLPQRNVILGTQLVFNIGFFAVVPFIAMHMRDDLLMGSAMIGIVLGVRTFSQQGMFFLGGLLAQRWGYRRLMLAGCAVRVLGYLGLALAQTPLMLIASASLTGLGGAMFSPCMEALTAEIQARDQEARPATQARANLFAAFAVAGELGAVAGPVLGGLLMPWGFAWLAVSCAGVFVLAAIVLHATVPHDLQRAKAMPGGWRRVFGERDFLLFALAYSTYLFSYNQLYMAVPAEISRIGAPPMALSWLFVLASVLVIGLQFPIAALCRRMSARKALVIGFAWMTLAFGALLGSMLPGVPDAFSASHASAVPVTLFVLLLSLGQMFAAPVAMSLVPHFARQQALPVYYGLLASMGGLMVLCGNVAVGLVQDALAHMAVPGGTGLAWGLAMLLPAASACAMARLRLPRADS, via the coding sequence ATGACCAGTAACCAGGCTCACCTCATGGCCCCGGCCAGGCCTCTTCCCCAGCGCAACGTCATCCTGGGCACGCAGCTGGTGTTCAACATCGGCTTTTTTGCCGTCGTGCCCTTCATCGCCATGCACATGCGCGACGACCTGCTGATGGGCAGCGCCATGATCGGCATCGTGCTGGGCGTGCGCACGTTCTCGCAGCAGGGCATGTTCTTCCTCGGCGGGCTGCTAGCGCAGCGTTGGGGCTATCGTCGGCTGATGCTGGCGGGCTGTGCGGTGCGGGTGCTGGGCTACCTGGGGCTGGCCCTTGCCCAGACGCCGCTCATGCTCATTGCCAGCGCGTCCCTGACGGGCCTGGGCGGCGCCATGTTCTCGCCCTGCATGGAGGCATTGACGGCCGAGATACAGGCCCGCGATCAAGAGGCGCGCCCAGCGACGCAGGCTCGCGCCAACCTGTTTGCGGCCTTTGCCGTGGCCGGAGAGCTCGGCGCCGTGGCCGGGCCTGTGCTGGGTGGCCTGCTCATGCCCTGGGGCTTTGCCTGGCTTGCGGTGTCATGCGCCGGCGTGTTCGTGCTGGCCGCCATCGTGCTGCATGCGACGGTGCCGCACGATCTGCAGCGCGCCAAGGCCATGCCGGGCGGCTGGCGCCGGGTGTTCGGCGAGCGTGACTTCCTGCTGTTTGCGCTGGCCTACAGCACCTATCTGTTCAGCTACAACCAGCTGTACATGGCCGTGCCTGCCGAGATCTCACGCATCGGCGCACCGCCCATGGCGCTGTCCTGGCTGTTTGTGCTGGCCTCGGTGCTGGTGATCGGGCTGCAGTTTCCGATAGCGGCGCTGTGCCGCAGGATGTCCGCACGCAAGGCCCTGGTCATAGGCTTTGCGTGGATGACGCTGGCCTTTGGCGCCCTGCTGGGCAGCATGCTCCCCGGGGTTCCCGATGCTTTTTCGGCCTCCCATGCCAGCGCCGTGCCCGTGACGCTGTTCGTGCTCTTGCTCAGCCTCGGACAGATGTTCGCCGCGCCCGTGGCCATGTCGCTCGTGCCGCACTTTGCCCGGCAGCAGGCCTTGCCGGTCTACTACGGCCTGCTGGCCTCGATGGGCGGACTCATGGTGCTGTGCGGCAATGTGGCCGTGGGACTGGTGCAGGACGCGCTCGCGCACATGGCCGTGCCGGGCGGCACCGGCCTGGCCTGGGGCCTGGCGATGCTGCTGCCCGCAGCGAGCGCCTGTGCCATGGCGCGGCTGCGCCTGCCGCGCGCAGACTCTTGA